The Lysobacter sp. HDW10 genome window below encodes:
- a CDS encoding N-acetylmuramoyl-L-alanine amidase yields the protein MSTPPHTASATWVPSPNFDQRNPQLIVLHHTAQHSVEESLRTLCNAQSTSPVSAHYLIGRDGHTYQLVADQDRAWHAGGGRWGQIRDLNDVSLGIELDNDGSEPYAEAQFQSLLALLKTLTTRYRIPPSQVIAHADLAPVRRVDPGPLFPWHRLFEAGYGRWPQGSEPAPPDFDGWLALQAVGYDIRSPAAALRAFRIHFRARDDGETLAPVLEPEDLAILHALVMQAR from the coding sequence GTGAGCACACCGCCGCACACCGCGTCTGCCACTTGGGTGCCGTCTCCGAATTTCGATCAACGCAACCCGCAGCTCATCGTCTTGCACCACACGGCGCAACATTCTGTCGAGGAAAGCCTCCGCACTTTGTGCAATGCACAATCGACGTCCCCTGTGAGCGCACACTATTTAATAGGTCGCGATGGTCACACCTACCAGTTGGTCGCAGACCAGGACCGCGCATGGCATGCAGGCGGTGGGCGCTGGGGTCAAATTCGGGATTTGAACGACGTCTCCCTCGGCATTGAACTCGATAACGACGGCAGCGAACCCTACGCGGAAGCACAGTTTCAATCACTGCTGGCCTTGTTGAAGACGCTCACCACGCGGTATCGGATTCCGCCCAGCCAAGTCATCGCACATGCGGATCTCGCGCCGGTGCGGCGCGTTGATCCGGGTCCGTTGTTTCCCTGGCATCGCCTGTTTGAGGCCGGGTATGGACGGTGGCCACAAGGTTCGGAGCCCGCGCCCCCTGATTTTGACGGATGGTTGGCGTTGCAGGCTGTGGGGTATGACATTCGGTCACCCGCGGCCGCCTTGCGCGCGTTCCGGATCCACTTTCGCGCGCGTGATGATGGCGAAACTTTGGCGCCCGTATTGGAGCCCGAAGACCTCGCCATCCTTCACGCACTGGTGATGCAAGCGCGCTGA
- a CDS encoding SapC family protein has protein sequence MKQLLIYESPFVLNREQHKRVRVKAGDLGYAFARDLNSAPITAVEFAPASRDYPIVFAGEGDNVTMPAVLTGLTSDSNLYVEADGQWAEGHYIPAFFRRYPFVTGEKGEGADDFNVCIDAPALTEEDTGIRLFEDSGENSTLLEHAVTFLADYQREVERTQALMKQIVQSGLLEAKTVRVEREGGESQTISGFSVVDEERLQKLNGKALAQLAKTGALGFIYVHLLSLANVQRLAMRADVIRAR, from the coding sequence GTGAAGCAACTACTCATTTATGAGTCGCCGTTCGTATTGAACCGCGAACAACACAAGCGCGTGCGCGTAAAAGCAGGCGATCTCGGTTACGCGTTTGCACGCGATCTGAATTCAGCACCGATTACGGCGGTCGAGTTCGCGCCGGCCTCGCGTGATTATCCGATTGTCTTTGCCGGCGAGGGTGACAACGTCACCATGCCCGCCGTGCTGACTGGACTCACAAGCGACAGCAACCTCTATGTGGAAGCCGACGGTCAATGGGCAGAGGGGCATTACATTCCCGCGTTCTTCCGCCGCTATCCCTTTGTGACTGGTGAAAAAGGCGAAGGCGCGGATGACTTCAATGTCTGCATTGATGCGCCCGCACTCACAGAAGAGGACACCGGAATTCGCTTGTTTGAAGACTCAGGTGAAAACAGCACCTTGCTGGAACACGCTGTCACCTTCCTCGCCGACTACCAACGCGAAGTCGAACGTACGCAAGCACTGATGAAACAAATTGTGCAAAGCGGCTTGCTCGAGGCAAAGACCGTTCGCGTCGAACGCGAAGGCGGCGAATCACAAACGATCAGCGGATTTTCGGTGGTCGATGAAGAACGTTTGCAAAAGCTCAATGGGAAGGCCTTGGCGCAACTCGCCAAGACCGGGGCGCTGGGCTTCATCTATGTACACCTGTTATCGCTTGCCAATGTGCAGCGACTCGCAATGCGTGCAGATGTCATTCGCGCGCGATAA